The sequence below is a genomic window from Candidatus Methylomirabilota bacterium.
GGACTGGCCGGAGGCCGAGCACGCGCTGGTGAGTGCCCTCCGGGACCGGGCGGCGCGGGTGCGGCAGGCCGCGCTCACGGCGCTGTGGGATGCCGCCGGGCCCCGCGCGCGCGAGGCGCTGGACCTGGCCCTCCTGGATGATGACCCGCAGATCCGGGCCTTGGCCGCCGCGCTGGCGCGTCCCGGGGGCGGCTCGGCCGGAGCCGAGGAGTAGGGGGAGGGCGTGCTCGGGAGCGCCGTGGCTAGCAGCCGCTCGGGGACCGGGTGCCGCACCCGCGGGATCTCCTGGTTGAGCGCCCTGGTCTCCGACTCGGGCTCCACCCCGAGCTCCCGCTGCAGGACCGCGACGCAAACTGGTACTGCCGAAGCGCCGCCCCACGCTGCTCAAGCTCGGTGTGCATCCGCATGAGCGTCCGGTGCACCGGCTCCCGCAGCCGCTCCCGCTCCCCAATGGGCCACTCCTCGAGCGCCGCCGCCTTCACCGTGAGCCCCGCCAACAGGTCGCCCTGGTAGAGCCGCGCCGCCGCCTCCAGCGCCGCCGGCGTCCCCTCCTGCACCCGCTGCTCGAATTGCACACGTCGACGTCCACGGCGGCCGGGTTCAGGGGGATCGAGGAGGCCGCGGCCCGTTGGTTTGTCCCGAAGGCGGACGCGTAGTAGAGTCGCCGGTGGAAGACATGGCTCAGACGCTCCCGGCCGATCTCGCTCGCTTCGTCGAGACGCTCGCCGCGTCCTGGGGCGACAGCCTGGTCAGCGTCGTTCTCTTCGGGTCGTGGGCGCGCGGGACGGCCGGACCCGACTCGGACATCGACCTTCTGATCGTCGCCGCCAGCCTGCCGCGGTCCCGGTTCGAGCGCTTTCGCCTGTGGCGCGCTACCGCAGGAGAGGTCTCCTCCGAGCTGGCGCACAAGCTCTCGGTGATCCTGCTGACCACGGAGGAGGCGAAGGCGACGCACCCCTTCTACCTCGATCTCACCGTGGAGGGGGTGCTGCTCCACGATCGGGACGGGTTTTTTCAGGAAGTCCTCGACCGTCTGGGGCGGCGGCTCGCGGAGCTGGGATCCAGGCGCGCCACGGATCCTCAGGGCCACCCCTACTGGATCCTGAAGGAGGACTGCGCCTTCGGCGAGGCCATCGAGCTGTGAACTCGAGGCATCTGGCCGCTGACTACCTGGCGCAGGCGAAGGTCCGGCTCCAGGCCCTCGACCTTTTTCTCGATCATCAACGCTACGACGCCGTGATCCGGGAGGGCCAGGCGATCGTCGAGCTCGTGACGAAGGGGCTCCTGCGCTCCATTGGCGTCGATCCACCCCGCCTCCACGGAGCAGCGGAGCGCCGCCTTCTATGGGGACGAGGCTGGCGGAGTGCCACCCTCGAAGCTCTTCAGCCGCGACCAGGCCGAGAGTGTCCAGACGTGGGTTCGCCACCTCGTCTCCCTCTATGACCGAGCGCTCGGCGGCACGTCGGCCTGAGACGCGCCTATCCCGCATCCGCCAGCGCGACTGCGGGACTGAGCGCGCGCCCTGCCTGACCCTCCATCGACCGCCTCAGCGCGTGTCCTCGGATGACGCGACTCGAATGGCCTGCTCCACGCTCATCGCCCGCCCTTCCGCCCACGCCGCGTCGAAGGTGGTCTGGTCGAGTCGGGAGCGAAGGGCGGTGACCATGGGTGGCAGTCCCAGAAGAGGTGACGCAGGTCGGGCGGCAGGCTCACCGTGAGCCGATCATACCACGAGGCCCTCCACCCGCTCGCGCGCGACGCTCATCGCGTGAGCACCGCGACGGCGTCGATCTCGATGAGCATGCCCGGGATCGCGAACTCGCTGATCCCGATCAGCGTCGAGGCCGGGCGGTTGGCGCCGAAGTAGGCCTGGCGGACCTCGTTGACCTTGGGGCGGTCGGCGCAGTGCGCCAGGTAGACGGTGACCTTCCCGACGTCGTGGAGAGTGGCCCCGGCCGCGGCCAGGGCGAGCGTCATGTTCTCCAGGACCTGACGCGTCTGGGCGACGACGTCCCCGGCCCCGACCAGCCTCCCGTCCCGGTCCACGCTGGCCTGGCCCGAGACGTAGATCGTGTCGCCGGCCCGGCCCATATGGCAGTGTGCCCGGAGCCGGTCGGACGCGCTACCGCCAGAGGTCGGCGGGATTCAGCCGGAGGTCGGGCCAGTCAGGGTGGGAGAGGGAGGCGTCGCCCTCGGAGGCGCAGACGAGGCGGTAGGTGCCCTGCTCGGCCCGGTAGCACTCGAACCGCCGGGCTTCGGGGTCCACCAGCCAATAATGCGGGACGCCAAGGCCGGCATAGCGGCGGGCCTTGGCCGTCCGATCCTGGTTCCGCGTCGAGGGTGAGAGGACCTCGACGACCAGCGCGGGCGGCCCCTCGACGCCGCGACCGGAGATCTGAGTCGGCTCGGTGACGACGACCAGGTCCGGCTGGACGACGTCGTGAAACGACAGGATCAGATCGATCGGGGCGTCGAAGACCTCGCCGAGACCCCGGGCCTCGAAGTAGGCCTCGAGCTGGCGCTGAAGCCGCTTGGAGACGCGCTGGTGCAGGGGACTGGGCGCCGGCGCCACACAGAGCTCACCGTCGAGGAGCTCGTAGCGGTTCCGGTCGGGCGGAATCGCGGCGTAGTCGTCGTAGTCGAGCCTCTGCTTCAGCCCTGTCTCCATCGCCCTGCCCTATGTCGACTATCATACTGCGCCAGCGGCCGAACTTCATCAAGGCGCGGCCGGGGCGCGCTCCCGGGCGGGCCCGACCACCGCGACGGCGTCGACCTCGACGAGCATCCCCGGGATCGCGAACTCGCTGATCCCGATCAGGGTGGAGGCCGGGCGGTTGGCGCCGAAATAGGCCTGGCGGACCTCGTTGACCCTCGGGCGGTCGGCGCAGTGCGCCAGGTAGACGGTGACCTTCACGACGTCGTCGAGCGTGGCGCCGGCCGCGGCCAGAGCGAGCTTCATGTTCTCCAGCACCTGACGGGTCTGGGCGACGACGTCCCCGGCCCCGACCAGCTTCCCGTCCCGGTCGAGGCTCGCCTGGCCCGAGACGTAGATCGTGTCCCCGGCAAGGACCGCGTCCGAGTAGTGGCTGATCGGCTCCGAGAGTCCCTCGGCGCGAATGAGCTGGTGCCGCGGCATCGTGCCTCCTTCAGCTCGCACCGACGACGCGCAGGCCGGAGGCCCGGGCGGCTGTCGCCAGCGCGGCGTCGTGGGTCGCCATGGGTCGGATATCAAAGCTCCCCTTGCCGCTCTTCGAGCAGCAAGGCCACGACGTCGGTCTTGACCCGGAGCGG
It includes:
- a CDS encoding HEAT repeat domain-containing protein — its product is DWPEAEHALVSALRDRAARVRQAALTALWDAAGPRAREALDLALLDDDPQIRALAAALARPGGGSAGAEE
- a CDS encoding RidA family protein yields the protein MPRHQLIRAEGLSEPISHYSDAVLAGDTIYVSGQASLDRDGKLVGAGDVVAQTRQVLENMKLALAAAGATLDDVVKVTVYLAHCADRPRVNEVRQAYFGANRPASTLIGISEFAIPGMLVEVDAVAVVGPARERAPAAP
- a CDS encoding RidA family protein translates to MGRAGDTIYVSGQASVDRDGRLVGAGDVVAQTRQVLENMTLALAAAGATLHDVGKVTVYLAHCADRPKVNEVRQAYFGANRPASTLIGISEFAIPGMLIEIDAVAVLTR
- a CDS encoding nucleotidyltransferase domain-containing protein produces the protein MAQTLPADLARFVETLAASWGDSLVSVVLFGSWARGTAGPDSDIDLLIVAASLPRSRFERFRLWRATAGEVSSELAHKLSVILLTTEEAKATHPFYLDLTVEGVLLHDRDGFFQEVLDRLGRRLAELGSRRATDPQGHPYWILKEDCAFGEAIEL
- a CDS encoding Uma2 family endonuclease, with translation METGLKQRLDYDDYAAIPPDRNRYELLDGELCVAPAPSPLHQRVSKRLQRQLEAYFEARGLGEVFDAPIDLILSFHDVVQPDLVVVTEPTQISGRGVEGPPALVVEVLSPSTRNQDRTAKARRYAGLGVPHYWLVDPEARRFECYRAEQGTYRLVCASEGDASLSHPDWPDLRLNPADLWR